TATGGATTTTTTACCTAAAAAGAAGAACGGGAGACCTTAGGGTTTGCCAAAAGATCGTTCTGTCTTGATTGGTTACGAGTCATCATGGGATGCTAGAGTCTATGCcgcaaaggtaataaatcaacttaatatatgttgttttcattttattatggGTATTCAATCGTAACAaccaaaattttatattatttgtagtTTCCCGTTGAAGCAGTTCCtaaactaaagcaccaacaaCCAAGGTTTTGGCCGTTGGAGGGTGAGCATCCAGAGCATCCAGATATGGTAGCTTTGGTAAAATCTTCGGGGTTATGGTCTGGAATCGAGGCGATGCAGAAGTCGTATGATGTTGTGATAGTTTGTAATTTTAGAGAAAGACTCTGGCCCGAAACCATGACTTTCCAACTCCCATTCAGCAAGATGACTATGATTCCGGATGATGCAAAGGAAATCAGCGGTCTTGCTTTGGAAGAAAAGGCTGTGTATGAGGGTTTCAACAATACTCTACCTTATGATGAGCTTTATGTCTTGGATAACCACTGTCTTGGATGGAGCAAATATCAAGCGGAAGAAGAGTCTGAGATTGGAGGCCCGCCTAGTGCTAAAAGGGAAGTTATACAACCGGTTGAACATCATGAAACATTTAATAAGTCAAGGAAGATTAACCTGGTTCGTCTGAGGGAGAAGTTTGAGGATTCTGACCGTAAGACCAAGAATGGAGAGATCGTGATGGACGCAGAAAGAGCTAGACATACGGCTATAGCTTACTTGTTGCACGCTCTTGGGACCGTCTTTTTTTcccgatttctcaggaaataaggtaaatgcttTTTATTTGCAGTGGTTGAAGACTCTCAGTCTCGATCCGGAAACAAACGAGGTTCCTAGGTACTCGTGGGGCACCGCCCTCCTTGCTAGTGTGATGGAGAATCTTTGCAAAGCTTCCAGGTGGAACATAACACAAATTACGGGATGTGTTGCTCTTATCCAAGTATATTTTTGTGTTAATATAACAAATGTtggtttattttacttttatatatatattggtttgtatgtataATTGATTAATTTATGTTCCGTAGTCATGGGTTTACGACCATTTCAAATCCTTGAGGCTTACTCGGGATACAAAATGGCCTCTAGAGAAACCTACAGGAGGAAGATACCCCTTTAACGGGACCCAACACATGGATAAAGAGAATGAAATGGTCAAAATGAGGAGAAAATTGGATGCTTTGACAATTAATGATGTGGTgtttgatccatatttgaaactTGATGAGGATGGAGATGAGGAAGTTGGTGATAGAGTATTTTCTAATGTGGCGACATATACGGGACCTTTGTTTCATTCAACAGGGTTCGTCATTTTGGATCCTCGTAGAACGCTCCGCCAAATTGGTATTGTGCATAAAATTGTACTTCAACAactgatggttttcaaatagtgattgtagttgtagtggtaaacaaGGTTCTTtaggacttgtgaagaaaacaatttttctagatttaaattaaacatgcaaataaataaaatagttcaaacttttggagataaataccaagactaggattccaccattgatccattaattgataaactctaaataaaaatcatgcaattctatctttaaaaataattctaatatttgcctcaaatatattcttgaagtaatagttgtaatcaacgagtataaaacatcaaaagtatttaaaacccagcatgcttcatcaaattaattcacaactattcaataagaactaatatttcaattcaatcccatgcaaataatcaaataataataatattgcaaataaatagtaaaattagaattataccaattaatgtggaacaatggcttcctccgtcgccttggctaatggggtttagctcctcatcccaaaaacatgatcataagatgtatccatggcttaataatgtgtttttattgatgaaaatggtgtaaaaagaagtttgcaacgctgtataaatgttacagcgtcactgttacaaagtgaaagggtcttaaaaacaacgatagtagcactaactgctgtaaaacaacgacagttgCTATGACTATTGAAAAACGACGGTtcagaagcgtctgttcttcgtcttcttcaactgtgcagcagcagaaaatattttctctgaAAGTTTTTCTCACGCCTCTCCTGGTCTTTCTTTTGCTCCCCaatctctcctaaaggtttctaaaattttctatgacttgaaccaactcttatatagtcttttaatccccaaaaatctctactgaatctgactttttcttttctttttcttctcggcgctgttgagagaataatcacctcttcagtgtttgtacgcgtctgttagctataaaataggtaccaaactcttcttaagacgtgaacaagactaaatacattaatttccagcgtcaaactctcccaaatatctctcacaaatctttgaaacttgaacagaaagtacgtgtcctgtttgaactttgattacttctcccggccattccagcccaattggctgggtccaattgattgtatcaggcctgattagtcatgcagagtccatacgtaccaaatacagcaattgaatctcctaaaatcacgtccaaaattcgatcttcaaatctgccagacgctgcatgcattttcccgccatttttttaattcaaaacgtgaagaaggtgggtgcccttatcctgtgctgttctccctttagcagctgcctggaaataggtcaccccttagtaattaggttaccccttatccaaaatcaagggtccgtatagcaagtgtcctctgaggcattttccgcacttttttcggggttcctccggggtatttctgggatacttccggtacacttctgaggcgcttccggtacgttatcaacggaggtccagataccacatttttagccaaattcgccgcaagagattattttccaaaaacacctacaaatacataaaataaccaaataagtacaatatcgagtactaacaatatatacaaatgagctatattagacacataaatgcgtctatcaacaacaTCGTTTTCCACTGAGCGTAGCCAACTCCATATTTAAGAACAAAGATGTCAAATTGAACTATGCAACAACAATAGCTCCGTCGGTCGAAGATTAGAATGCTTGTTCCCAACCGACAAACCAAATGAGTACAAGAGCGCTTGAAGCTTCTCATGGGACATCCGAAGCGGATGCGAATTACATGGAATGGTATCAAGAGTGAGCTCATCCTTATGTAGAAAATTTGGATCCCGAGGCGCGGAGATATTTGAAGAAGGCGGCGAAGGAGAGTTCAAAATCAGCGGAAGAGATAAATGAACAAAATGAATGAGAGAATATGGTGGTACGTATACTACTAATTATGTTtataaatgttttttttgttgattagCTATGAATAagtgtatttgatatgaaaaataggtTGAACGAGTTAATTGGGTGTCCAAGAACATCACCCGTGTGATTGATTCGGGAGAGAATATAATCGCCCCTGAACTAAGATTACTTCGGAATCGAGTCCAAGGCATAATACTCCTTGAGAAAGGAGGTTTATATTCCAAGAAGATGACTGATCAAGGAGAAATAAGAGGGCTAGGTCTCCTTCTTCTAGCGAAGACTCGGATACTCCCCTCGTGAGCAAGCTCCATCAAAGCAAGGAAGAGGCGGAAAAAAAGGAGGTCGTGCtggaacaagtgctcgaggtggaAAAAAAGAAGGCCGTGGTGGAACAAGTGCTGCTCGAGGTGGACGTAGTGGAGATAAAAAGACTCACACTCAAGATGGTAAGGGAAAAGGAGGTAAAAAGGCTAGAGTTGTAGAACCAGTTGTTGAACGGGACCAAGAGGACGATTTGGATGAGTTTTTACAAGAGTTTTCTGGGAGGAATCAAGTGAATGACAATCTACTCGGTTTTTAGTATTTTacttcatgaatattttgttatcTAAGACTTTGACATTTTACTGTTTTCTTTCTGTGGTTAAGGATTGAGATGGATGGATTTTTATAACTTTGcatttatgaatgaatgttagTCTTTCAATGTGTTTAATCtaagaaaaatgaggaaaaaaacaacatcattGTTTTTTTCAAGCATTTTCGGCTAGGTCCTTGCTTCACAAAACCTAGCCGAAAATGCATATAAATGTTGAAAAATAAACTTTCATAGCCGTAAACTGAAAACGGTTAGAAACTTCCAGCCTTAAAATGCACCACGGTTAGGAAACCCGCTTGTGTCCTGTTCACGGTTGGGAAAAACCTAGCTGTTGTTTGGTCTAAATTCCCTGAACTACAATGAGTCATGTTTACGTCTAGATATCCGAGCCATGTTGAAATCACGGTCAGGTCTTATATCCGTAAATTAGTTTACGTCTTGGTCGACCTAGATACTTCCTAGACGTTATGTGGGTAACGGTTTGGAAACCCATCAATGTGGATTTACGGTTGGGACATTCCTAGCCGTATAATACTctgataaacaaaaaaaaatggctcCTAGAAACGACTACAAATCCAAGCCATAATTTCCAGCACGGACAGGAATCCCAGCCGTTTTTCTGGCTAAAAGTAAAATATCAGGATTACGTCCAGGAATCCCAGCCGTTACTCTGACCAACCACCAACTCTGCAGGTCATACAGAATTACGGCTTGGTATGCCTAGCATTTCCCAGCCGTAATGCTCTATAATTTCACTTGTACCACTTCAAATCGactagttttttgaattttgaaaaatatattcgtttgAAGACTAATCTATAGAAGGTTCTAGCTGTTCAAACACCTATTTTAAAATTGAAATAACTTGTTATCCATATGaccacccattccaaatcaaaatcacacctaCAAGCTCTAGTAAAACTCCTAATaactcaatgcaatgtactcaaTGGATAAACCCGACTTTAATTTGGACGAAGACTTATCTCTTTCTCAAAATTTTGTGCtatgctatccaaagaagggagaagaacgaaACAATGGTGGTGTACCAAGTCAATCTTATTGGAAGaagatttttgaaattttttgtagtgaaacaggtaacCCTAACAACCGCGATGCGATTGAGTTGTATCTTCGATTCTCAAACTTATGCAAAAAAATGGAAGAGTATATGGCTTTACTTCGTATGTGCAAGAAACTCcgacttagaggtgagactgatgaagaagtcgtagctcaagctaacaaggaatggaggaaatggaaaggttataatttcaactttgaatctcaaatgaccatcatcaaAGATCTTTTGATACATCGgaagggatgttattaaaaccaactttgtaatggcgatatattaagcatgtaatgagttttattgtggtctagttaatgaaagtattagtaATTATCAATCGTATTAAGAATCCATGttgaatcaaaaaatttctcaactttcaaaTATAATTACAGCCGGGAATGTATTGTCAACCCAGCCGTTTTGCAGACTCAGGTTATTCAGGGAATAAAAACGGCCAGAAGTTCGTAAATTCCTGTCCGTTTTCTGTAATCACGGCTGGGAGTTCCTGATTTCCCAACCGTTTTGTGGTGTTACGTCTGGTAATTTCTAATATCCTAACCGTTGTGTTGACTTTCGGCCGGTTCGACAAGTTTACCCAGCCTTAACAGCAGAAATTCCAGATATTTTTTCAGATTTTCGACGGATCTGAACTGATAAAATTAATGTtaggagttgattataaggttatcttgagttttgtgatgaagggtttcgtcatttgtcttcaaatttgtcaaaaaaatttcaccaaaatcaccattttttcttcttcaaaactcaaaaaaaacaaGTTTAGATTTACAAAAAATTAATGTTTGGATTAGTCTGATCGATTCACTAAGactgattagttagcttaatcaatttaattagcactaatcaaattaAGGATAGATTAGACATTAAAGAAAAATATAGATAAGGGGTCATATAGGTTGTTATTTCATGACCCCAAAAAACTCCCAGAAATCCACCCTATTTAAGCCCGAATAATAGGATTCATCTTTGAAGCATCCATGACCATGATGAGCAGTGTAAAAAGCTTTCAGGGTATCTATCCATTTGTTTCATGTAAGAAATATTTAATTAACTTTAAAGTACGAAAATAGGGAAAATTTGGTAAAACAAAAGCCAAAAATTAGAtcaaaaagaaagcaaaaaagaaaaacaggagaaaagaaattaaaagaaaaaaagaatcacTCAAATTAAAGTTAAAGGAATACCACTACAAAAAGAAAACCCACTGGATGAcaaataaaaattccatttcctaaTTATATTCGTTTTGAATATTTGTTACTATCAAGATAAGATCTGCACAACGGAGGCTCCGGCTGGTCTCACGGCGTAGGTAACCCAGCCACCGGCCTCTTACTACTTTTTTTAATGCACAAGAATATTTAACTGTGTAtataaagaaagaagaaaacgacTCGAAAGAAACACACTCATTTCTCTcttctttcctttgcctttctcTTGTTCCAACTGTCTCAAGAATTCTTTATATCCAGCTTCGTCACCATCCACTCTTCACTCAGCGCTCTTTACTCCGAActaactttctttcttttctttaatCTCTATCACTTTCTCACCAACTTATCAGT
The nucleotide sequence above comes from Papaver somniferum cultivar HN1 chromosome 8, ASM357369v1, whole genome shotgun sequence. Encoded proteins:
- the LOC113304087 gene encoding uncharacterized protein LOC113304087, which codes for MVALVKSSGLWSGIEAMQKSYDVVIVCNFRERLWPETMTFQLPFSKMTMIPDDAKEISGLALEEKAVYEGFNNTLPYDELYVLDNHCLGWSKYQAEEESEIGGPPSAKREVIQPVEHHETFNKSRKINLVRLREKFEDSDRKTKNGEIVMDAERARHTAIAYLLHALGTVFFSRFLRK